GCGAGCACTTGCTCGACATTGCTTGAAGTCTTGAGCTGATACTCGTCGACCACCTGCCAGCTCTGGGCCGGCGCGCCATCGGCATTGAGCCCGCGGGTCAACAGCGCACCGTATTGGTCGACAACGCTGACATCCTTGCTTTGCAGCTTGGGTACGCTGTTGGCCACAAGGTTGATGATTGCCCCCACCTGCTCCGGTTTGAGCCGCGCCCCGGGACTCATTTGCAGCATGACCGAGGCCTTGGCCGGCTCACGGTTGCTGACCACAAAGGAGCTGCTCTCGTGCAAAGCCAGATGCACGCGAGCGTTATCGATCCCCTTGAGGGCCATGATGGTGCGGGCCAGCTCCCCTTCCAGGCTGCGCTTGAGGCGTACATCCTGGACAAACTGGCTGGTGCCCAGCGGCTCGTCCTTGTCGAACAGGTCATAACCGGCCGGTACGGCCACTTGCACGCCCTTGGCGCTGAGCAGCATGCGCGCCCGGCCAAGATCGGCCTCGCGCACCAGTACCTGGCCGCTCTGTGGATGCAGTTCATACACAATCTTGTCGGCATCCAGCACTTGCATCACGTCGGCGGCAGGGTAAGCCTCGCCGGCACCGTACAGCGAGCGCATGGAACCCTGGTCCCGCCACAGGTAAAACACCACGCTGACGGCCAGCAAGCCAGCTATGGCGGCCATCAGCACCAGCCCAAGGCGCGGGTCGGGTTTCAACCCGCCGAGCAGCGCCTTGAGTTTATCGTTCATTATTTGCAGCACGTTCAGTACTCACTATCCGTCACAACGGCATTCTCATCACGTCATCAAATGCCGTGGTCAATTTGTTGCGCACTTGCAGCAAGGCGCTGAACGCAACGCTGGCCTTCTGGCTCTCGATCATCGCCCCCGCCAGGTTGTCGCTTTTGCCGCTGTCCACGTCGGCAATCGCCTTGCTCGCCACATGCTGCCGGGCATCGACCGAACGCATGGCCTGCTCGAACGCCGCACCAATCCCGCCACCGGCGGTTTGCTCGAACATGGCCGCAGGTTGAATGATCGGGTTCTGCATCAGGCTCTTGGCCTGTTCCATCTGGCCCAGCATTTGTTGCTGGACGCTCAAGATTGAACTCATGGGTTGCTCCACAGAGGTAGGCATAAGGGTTGAAAGGTGAACAGCGGAACTCAGAAAGCCGGCATCGCGATGCCTTGCTCGCGCATCGCACTGAGTCGATAACGCAGGGCGCGAGGGGTCATGCCCAGGCTTTGAGCGGCCTTGCTTTTATGGCCGTCAAATTTGCGAATGGTGTCCAGCACGTGCTGGTATTCGGCCCATTTACCGGTGGCTCGAAGGGCCGCTTTGCCATCCCCGGCGTCCATCCCGGGCGTCTGCAACGGACTGCAGGGCGCGGCACAGGCGGTCAGGCCAAGGTCCTGAGGCTGGATAAACAGCCCCCGGCGCAGCACCAGTGCGCGCTGCAAGGTGTTTTCCAGCTCGCGCACATTGCCGGGCCAGTCATGCTGCAACAGGGCCTGGCAGGCCTCGTCGGTCAGCAGGCCATCGGCGGCTTCCTGAGGGGCGTACCGGGCAATAAAACGCTGGGCAAGGGCTAAAACGTCTTCCTGGCGTTCGCGTAACGGGGTGATGTGCAAAGGCAGCACATCCAGACGGAACATCAGATCCGAACGAAAACGCCCCTGGGCAACTTCTTCGCTCAAATCACGGTTGGTGGCGGCAATGATGCGTACATCCAGGGCGATTTCCTTGTGCCCGCCCAGACGCTCGACGCGCTGTTCCTGAAGCACACGCAGCAATTTGGCCTGCAACCCCAGGGGCAGCTCGCCAATTTCGTCCAGCAGCAAGGTGCCGCCATTGGCCAGTTCGAACTTGCCGCACTGGGCCGTCACCGCGCCGGTGAAGGCTCCGCGTTCGTGGCCGAAAAGCAGGGATTCCAGCATTTGCTCGGGAATGGCCGCGCAGTTGACCGCGACAAAAGGGGCGTTATCACCCGATGCAAAGCGGTGGATATAGCGCGCCATCATCTCTTTGCCGGTCCCGGTTTCGCCGGTGATCAGGATGGGCGCGCGCGTGACGGCCACACGCTGAGCCATCGCCAACAGGCGACGCGCTGCTGGCGAACGCGAAACAAAGCTTTCCTGGGCGCTGACAGCAGCGGCCTGACGTTGCAACAAGGCCGTGATCTGCGCGGCACTGAAGGGTGCCAGCAGGTAATCCACACACCCTCTTTCCAGCAAGGCGGTCGCCCTGTCCTGTTCGGCATACTCAACGACCGGGATAACACTGATATGGGGGGCACGGCGAATCAGGTTTTCCGTTTCGGCATTTAACACGTGACCTGAAAAACCACTGACAAACATAAACACCAGGGTGGCCTGACTTAATGAATACCCTTGCAACTGCGCGCAACTTTCAACGCACGCCACGGCGCAATGCTGCTCAGACAAACAGTCGACCAGTATGGAATAACCCTTGTTCTGCGAATGGCCCACTACAATCACAGAGGCCTGTTCAGTTCGAACTTCAAAGGGCGCAACGCCTGTAGGACTAAAAGAGTTAATGACGGTATACCTGCGTAGTGGATCGCCTTTACCCACGTGCACCACTTATTAACGTGTTCGCGGGTGGATCATGTTCATGTAGCGGCGATGCCTGTGCGTGTTCGTTTCGGGTGTAGACCCCTTTCGGGCAAGGGCTCAATGCCGTCTTGAAAACTCACGTTCCTGTGACCCGCCGAACTGTAGGTGCCAACGCGCCATTACTGAAATCAGTAACCATCAAATCGACATCAACCTTATCAAAGGGCGATTTGATGGTTTTTGATTTAATGCCCGACACGCTCATCCCTATACTCGCCGCAGCCAGACGGACCCGCCAGCATCCCTTGCCACCCACGCCGGCAGCGGAATGCACAAACCTCGATTCCAGGACCTGAATCACCTGCCCTGTGGTCAGGCATGAGACACGCAGGATGACGTTACACCTATTCAGGAATGACTCTTTCACGATGACTGGTTATAGAAAAGTTCAACATCAAGTGCCCGTCGATGACCTGATGTTCTTGAAGCCCGAAAAACTGGGTCGTTACTATCATAAAGTACCGACTTATATAAAAGAGCTGGCCGGTAAATACCCAAAAGTTATCAGTGACTATTTCCTGACCACCTACCGCATCAACACTGATTTGCGCGACGTTCAAGTGCATGAGGCTTTATTGACTTCGCCCCAATGCCGTTACATGACCGGGATCGGCAACATCGGTTTCAGTATGGACCGCCCTTTATTGGCCGAGTTGCTGGAAAGTTACTACGGCGGTTCCACGCCACCCGCTCAGGATGAGCCGCCGGTCAGCGCATCCGAGAACCGCATGCGCATGCGCCTGGGCATTGATATCTCGAAAATCTGTGCCCGCATCCTGATGGGCGGCGCTCCTCTGGGGCATATCGATACCACCGTCAGTACGTATGAAGACATTCACTGGGGGTACTGCGTGGAGTTTGTATTTTTCAGCCCCGCAACCGGTATCGAGTCGTCCGTGCACCTGTACCTGGACGCACAAGTCGTCGATGAACTGACTCGTCGCCACACCGAGACTCAGCCCTCAACCCCAACCGAACACACCGGGCATCGCATCGCCCAACTGCCGGTGCACCTCAATTGCGTGCTGGCCCGCGCGCAGCTGCCTCTGAGCAGCGTACTGGCGCTCAAAGTCGACGACATCCTGATGGTGCGGTTGCTGGAGCGCTGCGAAGTCCACATCAAACAGCAAAAGTTGTTTCACGGTGCCATTTCCGAAGATGACGGCGCCTTGTTCTTAACTTCTCTCGACAGTGTTAAATGCCAATGAACAGCTCCATTTCCGATTCCGATTTCGACAACCTGCTCAACGATACGCAGCCTGATTTTGACGCCGAAACCAGCCCGTCCAGCGCTGCCCCCGAAGCGGTTTCACTGCCACAACAGGATTTGAAGTTTTTCGGCAAGATCCCGGTCACCGTCACCCTGGAAGTGGCCTCCACCGAAATCACCCTGCGCGAACTGATGGACGTCGACACCAGCAGCATCATTGCCCTGGACAAACTGGCCGGCGCGCCGCTGGACGTCAAAGTCAACGGTGCCCTGTTCGCCAAGGCCGAAGTGGTCGTGGTTCACGGCAACTACGGCCTGCGCATCGTTGAGCTCAGCGGTTCAAGCCTGAGCGATCTGGCGTTATGAAGTTGATCAAGCCGGCACTCGTCTGTGCCCTGCTGTTGCTCGCCTGTTTGCTGCCGCAATGGGCAGTGGCGGCCAATGGCGAAATTTCACTGTTCAGCCTCAATGACGGCGAAAACGGCCAGGAACTGAGCATCAAGCTGCAAATCCTGGTGATGATGACCCTGCTCGGCTTTCTGCCGGCCATGTTGATGATGATGACCAGCTTCACGCGCTTCATTATCGTGCTGGCGATCCTGCGTCAGGCCCTGGGCCTGCAGCAGAGCCCGCCCAACCAGATCCTGATCGGCATTGCGCTGTGCCTGACCATGCTGGTCATGCGCCCGGTATGGCAAGAGGTCTACAACGACGCCTACCAGCCCTTCCAGAATGACCAGATCACCATGGACCAGGGCCTGGACGTGGCGAAAAAAAGCATCAGCGGTTTCATGCTTGCACAGACCAACAAGGCTTCTCTGGAAACCATGGTGGCGCTGGCCAATGAAAAAATGCCGGAAAACCTTGATGAACTGGACTTTTCCCTGCTGCTGCCGGCCTTCGTCCTGAGTGAGGTAAAGGCGGCCTTCCAGCTGGGGTTCATGATCTTCCTGCCCTTCCTGGTCATTGACCTGGTGGTCGCCAGTGTCTTGATGGCCATGGGGATGATGATGCTGTCACCCATGATGATCTCGCTGCCCTTCAAGCTGATGGTGTTTGTTCTGGTCGATGGCTGGGCCTTGCTGATGGGCACGCTGGCCAGCAGCATTCAGCCGTTTGGAGGTTCCTGATGATGACCCCCGAAGCCGCCGTCGCACTGGTGAGCAACGCCGTGCTGATCACCGCGCTGATTGTCTGTGTGCTCGTCGTGCCCAGCCTGCTGGGCGGGTTGCTGGTGAGCGTGTTCCAGGCTGCAACCCAGATCAACGAACAAATGCTCAGTTTTCTGCCACGACTGCTGATTACCCTCGGTATGTTGCTGTTCGCCGGGCACTGGATTTTACGCAAGCTCAGCGACCTGTTCATTGAGACGTTCAAGATCGCCGGCTCGCTGGTGGGCTGAACCGATGAACCCGACCGAACCGCTGATGCAGGCCAGCCAGTACCTGCACGCCCTGCAGGGCTACTGGTGGCCGTTTTGCCGGCTGCTGGCGGTGTTCAGCATGGCCCCGCTGTTCAA
This genomic stretch from Pseudomonas deceptionensis harbors:
- a CDS encoding flagellar hook-basal body complex protein FliE → MSSILSVQQQMLGQMEQAKSLMQNPIIQPAAMFEQTAGGGIGAAFEQAMRSVDARQHVASKAIADVDSGKSDNLAGAMIESQKASVAFSALLQVRNKLTTAFDDVMRMPL
- the fliP gene encoding flagellar type III secretion system pore protein FliP (The bacterial flagellar biogenesis protein FliP forms a type III secretion system (T3SS)-type pore required for flagellar assembly.), translated to MKLIKPALVCALLLLACLLPQWAVAANGEISLFSLNDGENGQELSIKLQILVMMTLLGFLPAMLMMMTSFTRFIIVLAILRQALGLQQSPPNQILIGIALCLTMLVMRPVWQEVYNDAYQPFQNDQITMDQGLDVAKKSISGFMLAQTNKASLETMVALANEKMPENLDELDFSLLLPAFVLSEVKAAFQLGFMIFLPFLVIDLVVASVLMAMGMMMLSPMMISLPFKLMVFVLVDGWALLMGTLASSIQPFGGS
- a CDS encoding sigma-54-dependent transcriptional regulator, encoding MNSFSPTGVAPFEVRTEQASVIVVGHSQNKGYSILVDCLSEQHCAVACVESCAQLQGYSLSQATLVFMFVSGFSGHVLNAETENLIRRAPHISVIPVVEYAEQDRATALLERGCVDYLLAPFSAAQITALLQRQAAAVSAQESFVSRSPAARRLLAMAQRVAVTRAPILITGETGTGKEMMARYIHRFASGDNAPFVAVNCAAIPEQMLESLLFGHERGAFTGAVTAQCGKFELANGGTLLLDEIGELPLGLQAKLLRVLQEQRVERLGGHKEIALDVRIIAATNRDLSEEVAQGRFRSDLMFRLDVLPLHITPLRERQEDVLALAQRFIARYAPQEAADGLLTDEACQALLQHDWPGNVRELENTLQRALVLRRGLFIQPQDLGLTACAAPCSPLQTPGMDAGDGKAALRATGKWAEYQHVLDTIRKFDGHKSKAAQSLGMTPRALRYRLSAMREQGIAMPAF
- a CDS encoding flagellar motor switch protein FliN; translated protein: MNSSISDSDFDNLLNDTQPDFDAETSPSSAAPEAVSLPQQDLKFFGKIPVTVTLEVASTEITLRELMDVDTSSIIALDKLAGAPLDVKVNGALFAKAEVVVVHGNYGLRIVELSGSSLSDLAL
- a CDS encoding FliM/FliN family flagellar motor switch protein, which codes for MTGYRKVQHQVPVDDLMFLKPEKLGRYYHKVPTYIKELAGKYPKVISDYFLTTYRINTDLRDVQVHEALLTSPQCRYMTGIGNIGFSMDRPLLAELLESYYGGSTPPAQDEPPVSASENRMRMRLGIDISKICARILMGGAPLGHIDTTVSTYEDIHWGYCVEFVFFSPATGIESSVHLYLDAQVVDELTRRHTETQPSTPTEHTGHRIAQLPVHLNCVLARAQLPLSSVLALKVDDILMVRLLERCEVHIKQQKLFHGAISEDDGALFLTSLDSVKCQ
- a CDS encoding flagellar biosynthetic protein FliQ, with product MMTPEAAVALVSNAVLITALIVCVLVVPSLLGGLLVSVFQAATQINEQMLSFLPRLLITLGMLLFAGHWILRKLSDLFIETFKIAGSLVG